The genomic stretch TTGATTTTATTCTCGCTGAAGATTTTGGAAAGACAAGACCGGGCAAGGAAGGTTTTCGTCCCTCAGGTGGTTTCCGATCAGCACCTTCCGGTGGCTTTGGCTCGAAATCGGGTAAATCGAAATCAGGAGGCTCCGGAAGAGGAAAGAGCTCAAAGCATTCTAAGAAAAGACGCTAATTGGTGGAGGAGCGAATCAGTTTCGTACTGTAAACAACACCAGCTTCTTCAATGCTGAGTAAATAGACTCCGGACTCAAATTTATCGCGCTCCAATGGTAGTCGGAATAAAGCACTTTCAGTAATGATCTGCTGCTCATAAACGACCTGTCCTTTGAGATTATAGATTTTTAAGTTAGCGATATGGTTTTTTTCCGAGCGGAAGAGAATGTTGATATGATCTTTGAAAGGCATAGGGAAAACGAGGATACTTCCGCTTCCTTCATTTCCGCGCTTGATGGCAATGGTTTTTGAATATTTTTCGGCGCCGTTATAGTCTATCTGTCGCAAACGATAATAGCTCAATAACTGCTGCAAAGGATTTTCATCCCGGAACACATAATTGTTGGCGAGTGTGCTGTTTCCTATTCCTTTGGTAAATCCGATTTCTTCAAATTGATTTCCCTCAGCAGACCGCTGGACAAAGAAGCCATCATTGTTTAGCTCACTGAGAGTGGTCCACTCCAATAAGTTCGTTGTTTCTTCGGCCTTTCCGGTAAAGGAACCCATCGTCACGGGCAAAGGAATATTGGAAGGTCCGATGATTTCAAAGTCATCCAGGGCAACACCCGGTGTAGTCACCACTCCATCTGAACGAAATACAAAACGAAATGCAACATTGGGATTCCCTGCCAGAAAAGATACATTGCGCGTGGCCAGTGTAAATGCACTTTGCGTGGAGTTGAAGAAGGGTTCACCAACAGGGAATGCAGTGCCTCCTCCGCCATTGGCAAAATCATACCAGCCTGCACCGGTAGTTCCAAGGATCGTCCAGCTATCTCCTTTGTTCAGCGAATATTCAACACGGAATCCATCGTAGGCAATTTCAAAACTATTTTTCCGGTAAAAATTAAGTGTATATGTTCCGGCTGCTGAGAAGTTGTAATTGGGTGTATATAAATTGCAATAGGCATTATCAGTATAGTTGCCGGTAAGATTCGTCACCCATGCTGAACTTCCGCTACGGGTGCTGTTCTTACCTGCTACAGCGCTGTTTCCTCTCTGCCAGCGGGTGCCTCCTGTATAATCTCCGGCAAAATCATTGGGATTGGTGTCGAAGTTTCCTCCGGCCGCAATCGTATAAGGTGTTCCGCGGTTAGGCAGTACCGTTATATAGGCGGTTTTAGTATTTGTCAGTGCTCCTCCACCTCCATTGATGCTCAGACTCACCGTATATACGCCGGGTGTATTGTAAGTATGCACCGGATTCGATAGGATGGAAGTGAACCCATCTCCGAAATTCCACGCCCACGATGTAGCTTTTACAGAACCATTTGTGAATTGGATGCCTTTACCGGTATAGATGACAAAACGGTCGGCACTGAAATCCGCACGGGCCGGCGAGAAATGATCCGTGGAATACAACCCACGGCCATGAGTAGCCGCAATGATCATATTGTCAGAACTGCGCAATTGCAGCATGTCGGTGCGTACATTGGCCAGACCGCTGTTGGAAGGTCCCCAAACCGTCGCTCCGCCATTTAATTCGTCGGTGCTCCAGATGCCTACTTCTGTAGCCAGTAAAGCTTCAGAGCTGTCAGATGGATTGAAAAGTGACCAGCGGATAGGCATATCCGGTAGATTCCCTTCTACCGATGTCCAGGTTGTTCCTCCGTTCTTCGTTTCCCAAACACTGTTCACACCATAATTGCTATAGGTGACCAGCAAATGATTGTCATCATCCTTTTCCACTTCTATGCAGGAGATGGATGCTGATGTGGGCATACCTGCTCCGGCATTAATATGTGTGGCTGTTGGTGTGGCGGCATTGGCATTGTCCACCCGAACTACTCTTCCGTTGTTGAGTCCGAAGAAAACACGATGCGCCGTAACCGGAGCTACTTTTACTGCAGTCACTCGTCCGGCATTGAAGGCGGCTATAGCGACATTTGTCCAGGTAGTGGAAGTATGGGCATTGAGCAAGCGGGTATAATTTCCGCCCGTGTAGGATGCGTAGAAGTTATTGTTGGTATCATCAAAATCACTGGGATTGATGAAAGATCCATTGTTGTTCGCGCGAATGGAAGCGAAGGATCCTCCTCCATCCGTACTTCTGTAGATGTTGTTGTAAACATAGGAGGAGAACTGATAGTTGGGATCACTTTGATCAATATGGCAATAGGCACCATCTCCACCGGTCACTTCGATGGTAGTGTTGATGCCCGGTACACTGTATTGCTGCGTACCATTGTCCTGCGCTCCGGCCATGAATTGATTGGAGCCTATTGCAGGATTCATGGCACAGGCATAGTATTGGGTGATGTTGTAATTGTAGGATTTGAAATCAATGGTGGTTCCGGCATTCGCAGTGCGATAGATCCCTCCATCATTGCCAAAATAAATGACATTGGAAGATCCGGGTTGAAAGACGATGGCGTGTTGATCCGCATGTACATTCTGGTATCCGAATCCACCGTACCAATGACAAAGTTGAGTCCAGGTAGTACCACTATTGGTGCTTTTGAATAGGTCAATGCCACCTACTAACACCGTGTTGGGATCATTGGGATCTACACCAATAGTAAGATCATACCAGGCCTGACCTCTCGTAAATTCGCCGGCTATTCCGGGATCCGCGTCGGTAGGAAGGGTGCAACTGGTCCAGGTCGTTCCGGAGTTGGTGGTTTTATAAATTCCTCCTACACCGTAAGTAGCAGCACTCATAGTAAGCGCATAGATGACAGCGGCATTCGACGGAGCAGCTGCAATTTCAATTCTTTCAAAACCCGTTGTCGGAAAGCCATTGGCGCCGGTGTTGAGTTTTGTAAACGTACCTGCATTACCGTTAGGTGACCGGTACACACCATCCGCACCACTGAAAATGGATCCTGTAGCCGCGATGATGGCATTGTCTGCTGCCAGATCCACATCTCCTATGAAATCCACCGTAGAGCCGTTGCCGTTACCCAGCACTTCGGTCCAGGTCGTGCCTCCGTTTTGAGAACGAAAGAGTCCGCCATTGGTGGCCGCATAAACATCTCCCGTGGGAGGGTGAATAATCATTCTGTTTACATATCGGAAATTGGCTAACCCGGCAGTAGCTGCAAGCTGTGTAAAAGTGAGACCTCCATCCGTACTCTTCCAGATGCCATCGCCGCGAATAGCATCCGCGTTGAACCATCCTTCGCCCGTTCCAAAATAAATAATATTCCGCGTTGTTGGATGCTGACAAAGTGCAGTAATAGCAATGTTGGAGAATAAATCATTGACGGGTGTCCATACCGGTGCTGCTACAGTGATGTCACTGGTCTTCCAGAGTCCGCCGCCCACTCCGGCCGAAAAAACCGTTTTGTAAGTGGGGTCATTCAGATCCACCATGATCGCTCGCGTACGTCCACCAACGTTAGATGGACCGCGTTCTGTCCAGTTGATACTTAAAGCCCCTGCTACCTTGCCCACCTGACTAGCCGCCCGTAGCTGTTCAGCATAATTGATGGCGTTCCATAAGCGTTCCCTCGGAATACTCATCGTGGCCGGATCGCGGGTGAGATCAAATTCATGCCGCATGGCGAGATCCATCCGATCGCGCTTAGGAATTTTAGTAATTTTAACGGAGATGCTGTCAGTGACCCATAATAATCCCTGCATCAACACAACCGAAAGGAGGGCAGCAGCATAAACCGGGGTGAATAATCGCGGGAAGAGCGAAGAGGTCATATGGATTTAACACGTAAGGGGATATAAAGTTACGGAGGAATTTGTCGATTTCTTTCTGATTTTTTGAAAGGATTGTTATTTAGAAAATTAGCAGCGATAGAAGCGGCAGAAATTTGATAAACATTTGTATTCGACTGTACATGTTTATTAGAGTAGTTCAACCGTTGAACCGACTTATTTTTGCTGCTATGAATACGATGATATCTATTGCACCGCAGGACTTATCAGCACATATCTATCTGATCCGCGGAAGAAACGTGTTACTGGATGATTATCTGGCCAAATTGTATGGGGTTTCAACCAAATCCCTGAATCAGGCAGTGAAGCGGAACCCGGATCGGTTTCCACCTGATTTCATGTTCCAATTATCAGATAATGAATGGATTAACTTGAGGTCACAAAATGTGACCTCAAATGAAATAAAGGAACAGGGAGGCCGGCGTTTAACGGAGACTATTTCGCTAAATCTTCGAATTCCAAAGGGAATAATAGTACACAGACGGCTAAGCAGAAAACATTACGCAGCTTTTGAAAATGATGGTTATTTGAGTGGTTAAAACCCTTCCAGAGCAGTAACGATTCCAAACTTAAACCTACCTATGCTGAAGCTTCGGCAGGCAGGCGCTGCGTTCGCGGCGGGTTCGCGGCGGTCGCTGCGTTTAAACAGAAGATTTAATTATCAGAATATTCTTTTATTCAAAACTAAGATTATTTATGGTCGAAAAATAAAGTCGAATTTGAGGGAAAAAGCGATTGGCCCATTCTAACTGCTCTTAGTGCGGTTAAAATAGAAAACCATTAACTTAAGCGGCTGAATTTAGTTTTCCTATAATGTTACACGTGAATGCAGGTATAAGGCAGGAACTATTAATGCCAATGGAGGAGATGGAGTGCAAGTTCATGGAAGGAGTCGAGTGGTATAACGAAACTCCAGCAGTTGATTGTAACGAATAGTCATAAGCCCGCTCCGATTGGCTTTCATGTGCATCCGTAGAGGACATGTACACTGGAAATACTTTAAATTATTTTGCAAAAAAAGACCGCTGCAAACCAACGATTGTTCGTTTGTCTGCAGCGGTTTGAAGTGTCGATTATTTTCTTAGCTAAAGGCGCTTTCGATTATTGCTTGATAATTCGCGTACTCACTTTCGACTCTCCTTCACCAATGGTAACAATATAAGTACCCGGAGAGAGTTGTCCGGCTAAAGGGAGAGAGATGGTGTTAAATCCTTCCTGAGCGGAAATATTACTCGTATAAAGTTGTTTTCCATTTTGATTGCTGATGATCATCGGTAATGTACCCGCCACTGTGGATTCGAAGTTCAGGTTGAGATCCGAACGGAAGGGATTAGGGCTCGCAGTTAATTGTTTGAGAGCAGTAGCATTTTTGTTTCCCAACTGAAAGGGTTTAGGAGCGAAAACTTCCTTTGTACCATCTCTGTCTACCTGTACTAGCCGGTAATAGCTGATACCGGGGAAAGGTTGTGGATCTACGATTTCATAATTCCTGATGGAGGTACTGTTGCCCGCCGCATTCACTTTCTGCACTAGCTTATAATTGCCGGCATCGGTTGATCGTTCCACGACAAAGTAATCACTGTTTTGTTCGCTGCCTGTTGACCAGGTGATCACTGCTGATTTATTTCTTTCTTTCACATCAAAGCTGAGTAATTTAACAGGCAAAGGATTGACACCACTTGATGTAATTCCGAATTCACCAAATGCTGTTACCCCACTGCGGTTTACTTCCGGCACTAACGCGGATCCTCCAGGTGCAACATGTGTACCGTTCGCTTCCCATACAGAAGCATTATTGTCCCTGCGGAATAAATGCAGTAAGGTATAATCAGTAATTCCTGTAAATCCTTCTGCAATAACTGACAGGGTTGCCGTCCCGCCGCTGAAGCCATTTGCTCCCGTCATCGTCCACCAACCCGAACCCACTGTAGTGCATTCATCCCCTGCATCACTCACCGGCAAACCATATACGCCCGGAAATCCGGTGTCGAAACGTGAGCTGATGGTTCCTTCCGTAGGAGCGGAAGTGAAGTCGATAGTAATGCCATTGTAGATGCTGCTTGTACCCACCGGGAATACAATACCTGAGGTGGTTATATTGTCAATCCATCTTCTAAAGTTTCCAACCACATGTCCGCTGGTTCTTGTTAAAGTACCTAATACGGAAGCCGATGTGCCCAATGTAAGTGTGTTGGCGTTGGTAGTAACATTGCCGGCATTTAAGGTAAGTGTTCCCGACGTGGCAGTAGAAGAAGTTAATGTGACGCCCGCGGCGTTATCGATAGTGAGATTTCTGTTCGTTGCCGGTAAGCCATTGCCGGTAGATTGGCCGACAGTTCCATTGTACAGGTAGTCAGCATTCGTATTATAGCTTCTGATTCCGGTGACGACAATATTTCCGCTTCCTCCTGAAGTAGTGATTCCATTGGCAGATTTAATTCCGAGTTTAGCAGCGCTGCTGAGTGTAAATGTTCCACCGCCGCTTATAGCAGTGTTTTCAGCTACCATTTGCAGAAATGCATTGGTGTTCACGTTAAAATTAACAGAATTGGAAACGGTTCCTCCTGAAGTAAAATCTTGTTGTGTTGTGCCTTTGAAGTGTACAGTATAAGTTGCGCTTCCTGTTTCGGTAATGGTCCCACCGCTATGCGTGAAGTGTCCGAGGACGTTTAAGGTCCCGTTGCCGTTAGATTCACCAAGTCGGAGCGTGCCGGAAGTAACACTTAAGTTGCCGTTTACAGTAGCTGTTGAACTGGCTGAACTACTGGAGAGGATAAGCAATCCTGTACCACTTATATTTAAATCACTACTGATAGCTATTGTTGAATTACCGTTACTGTTATTTCCCATCAGCTCTCCGCCGGAAATGGAGCAGCTACCTGTAATGTTCATCGTTCCGGATGTCCATCCATCAGTTAAGCGTAAGTTTCCGCCTGTTTGTATATAGTTGCCGCCGATAGTAAAAGTACGGGAGGTAAACCCGTCATTAAGTTCTAAGCGACTGCTGCCCGTACTGTTTATGGTAAAATCACTTTGAATACTCATGTTTGTATTTAAAGTCAATACTCCCGTTTGCCCGGTGCAGTTCCAGGTCAGATTTCCATAGTTCTGGCTGATCTGTGAGGGAAGTGTAGTGGTGATATTGGTAATGTTACAATTGGACGTAGCATTCCATGTTGCATTTGGAATAGTTCCTCCATTTTGTAAATGCATATAAGTACCACCTGCAGCATGGTTGATGGTGGCACCTCCACTTACTGTAATTGTTCCTGTATTTCCAATGATACCGTTGTTCACCATATCGGTACCTGTTCCATTCGCGATGGTCAGCGTTCTTCCGCTGTTGACGTTTATTCTCCCGCCGTTTTCAATAACAATCTGGTCGGCGCTAACACTCGCCGCCACGGTTACAATATGTCCGTTCTGGATGGTGATGATATTGTCGGCAGTAACGGGAGTAGTGGTTGCTGCCACCCAGTTGGTCCCGTCATATTCTTCCCATGTCGCTAATGTTCCCCAGTTGCCTGAAGTTTTGGAGCGGTATTCTCCTGCAACTGCTGCCCTCGCCGGTGTGGTGCGGGTAGATTGATACACCATTACGATAAGAACGATCACAAGGGTAGAGACCACTCCGCCGATCAGCATTTTTTGTTTCTGGCTGAGACGGGTAATAGTACGGTTGCTGTTGCGCTGTCTTCCCGGCTGAGGGGAATTGGATTTGAAATTCATGTTAGCTATTTTTAATCACT from Bacteroidota bacterium encodes the following:
- a CDS encoding T9SS type A sorting domain-containing protein, whose amino-acid sequence is MTSSLFPRLFTPVYAAALLSVVLMQGLLWVTDSISVKITKIPKRDRMDLAMRHEFDLTRDPATMSIPRERLWNAINYAEQLRAASQVGKVAGALSINWTERGPSNVGGRTRAIMVDLNDPTYKTVFSAGVGGGLWKTSDITVAAPVWTPVNDLFSNIAITALCQHPTTRNIIYFGTGEGWFNADAIRGDGIWKSTDGGLTFTQLAATAGLANFRYVNRMIIHPPTGDVYAATNGGLFRSQNGGTTWTEVLGNGNGSTVDFIGDVDLAADNAIIAATGSIFSGADGVYRSPNGNAGTFTKLNTGANGFPTTGFERIEIAAAPSNAAVIYALTMSAATYGVGGIYKTTNSGTTWTSCTLPTDADPGIAGEFTRGQAWYDLTIGVDPNDPNTVLVGGIDLFKSTNSGTTWTQLCHWYGGFGYQNVHADQHAIVFQPGSSNVIYFGNDGGIYRTANAGTTIDFKSYNYNITQYYACAMNPAIGSNQFMAGAQDNGTQQYSVPGINTTIEVTGGDGAYCHIDQSDPNYQFSSYVYNNIYRSTDGGGSFASIRANNNGSFINPSDFDDTNNNFYASYTGGNYTRLLNAHTSTTWTNVAIAAFNAGRVTAVKVAPVTAHRVFFGLNNGRVVRVDNANAATPTATHINAGAGMPTSASISCIEVEKDDDNHLLVTYSNYGVNSVWETKNGGTTWTSVEGNLPDMPIRWSLFNPSDSSEALLATEVGIWSTDELNGGATVWGPSNSGLANVRTDMLQLRSSDNMIIAATHGRGLYSTDHFSPARADFSADRFVIYTGKGIQFTNGSVKATSWAWNFGDGFTSILSNPVHTYNTPGVYTVSLSINGGGGALTNTKTAYITVLPNRGTPYTIAAGGNFDTNPNDFAGDYTGGTRWQRGNSAVAGKNSTRSGSSAWVTNLTGNYTDNAYCNLYTPNYNFSAAGTYTLNFYRKNSFEIAYDGFRVEYSLNKGDSWTILGTTGAGWYDFANGGGGTAFPVGEPFFNSTQSAFTLATRNVSFLAGNPNVAFRFVFRSDGVVTTPGVALDDFEIIGPSNIPLPVTMGSFTGKAEETTNLLEWTTLSELNNDGFFVQRSAEGNQFEEIGFTKGIGNSTLANNYVFRDENPLQQLLSYYRLRQIDYNGAEKYSKTIAIKRGNEGSGSILVFPMPFKDHINILFRSEKNHIANLKIYNLKGQVVYEQQIITESALFRLPLERDKFESGVYLLSIEEAGVVYSTKLIRSSTN
- a CDS encoding ORF6N domain-containing protein produces the protein MISIAPQDLSAHIYLIRGRNVLLDDYLAKLYGVSTKSLNQAVKRNPDRFPPDFMFQLSDNEWINLRSQNVTSNEIKEQGGRRLTETISLNLRIPKGIIVHRRLSRKHYAAFENDGYLSG
- a CDS encoding T9SS type A sorting domain-containing protein, which produces MNFKSNSPQPGRQRNSNRTITRLSQKQKMLIGGVVSTLVIVLIVMVYQSTRTTPARAAVAGEYRSKTSGNWGTLATWEEYDGTNWVAATTTPVTADNIITIQNGHIVTVAASVSADQIVIENGGRINVNSGRTLTIANGTGTDMVNNGIIGNTGTITVSGGATINHAAGGTYMHLQNGGTIPNATWNATSNCNITNITTTLPSQISQNYGNLTWNCTGQTGVLTLNTNMSIQSDFTINSTGSSRLELNDGFTSRTFTIGGNYIQTGGNLRLTDGWTSGTMNITGSCSISGGELMGNNSNGNSTIAISSDLNISGTGLLILSSSSASSTATVNGNLSVTSGTLRLGESNGNGTLNVLGHFTHSGGTITETGSATYTVHFKGTTQQDFTSGGTVSNSVNFNVNTNAFLQMVAENTAISGGGTFTLSSAAKLGIKSANGITTSGGSGNIVVTGIRSYNTNADYLYNGTVGQSTGNGLPATNRNLTIDNAAGVTLTSSTATSGTLTLNAGNVTTNANTLTLGTSASVLGTLTRTSGHVVGNFRRWIDNITTSGIVFPVGTSSIYNGITIDFTSAPTEGTISSRFDTGFPGVYGLPVSDAGDECTTVGSGWWTMTGANGFSGGTATLSVIAEGFTGITDYTLLHLFRRDNNASVWEANGTHVAPGGSALVPEVNRSGVTAFGEFGITSSGVNPLPVKLLSFDVKERNKSAVITWSTGSEQNSDYFVVERSTDAGNYKLVQKVNAAGNSTSIRNYEIVDPQPFPGISYYRLVQVDRDGTKEVFAPKPFQLGNKNATALKQLTASPNPFRSDLNLNFESTVAGTLPMIISNQNGKQLYTSNISAQEGFNTISLPLAGQLSPGTYIVTIGEGESKVSTRIIKQ